In Corynebacterium ulcerans, one genomic interval encodes:
- the nusB gene encoding transcription antitermination factor NusB: MSESETKTSEAGKASESSRVRGRKRHGSRYKARRRAAEVLYEAEVRDVDPVAIVEDRISLSYHQDLGVAPVAAYTKEIVAGAAQELDRIDGLIAANLAENWELDRISAVDRAILRVAVWELIFNEDVPVATAVVEGVELVSQYSTDVAPAYVNALLDSIAQNIEKHRAEPTEAPMEEPLEQEDSADDTMEVAVEDSSATATDEDRIVPESTPE; the protein is encoded by the coding sequence ATGAGCGAATCTGAAACGAAAACCTCCGAGGCTGGGAAGGCCTCGGAGTCCTCACGAGTACGTGGGCGTAAGCGCCATGGTTCCCGGTATAAGGCGCGGCGTCGTGCAGCGGAAGTTCTTTATGAAGCCGAGGTTCGAGACGTAGACCCAGTAGCGATCGTAGAAGATCGAATTTCTCTGTCCTATCACCAGGATCTTGGGGTTGCTCCGGTTGCTGCTTATACAAAAGAGATCGTGGCGGGTGCTGCCCAGGAACTTGATCGTATCGACGGACTTATCGCTGCGAACCTAGCTGAGAACTGGGAACTTGATCGTATCTCTGCTGTTGATCGAGCTATCTTGCGCGTTGCGGTATGGGAGCTCATCTTCAATGAGGACGTCCCTGTTGCTACTGCAGTTGTTGAAGGAGTGGAACTGGTAAGTCAGTACTCAACTGACGTGGCACCTGCTTATGTCAACGCTTTGCTCGATAGCATTGCGCAGAATATTGAAAAGCATCGTGCCGAGCCTACTGAAGCACCCATGGAAGAACCGTTGGAGCAAGAAGATTCAGCGGACGACACCATGGAAGTTGCAGTAGAGGATTCTTCGGCGACAGCAACCGACGAGGATCGTATCGTTCCTGAATCAACTCCGGAGTAA
- the efp gene encoding elongation factor P — protein sequence MATTADFKNGLVLKIDNKLQQIIEFQHVKPGKGPAFVRTKLKDVVSGKVTDKTFNAGVKVETATVDRRDMTYLYNDGTSFVVMDEKNYEQVELAPHIMGEAARFLLENTSVQVSFHEGEPLFAELPVSVDLRVEHTDPGLQGDRSTGGTKPATLETGAEIQVPLFIETGNVVKVDTRDGSYLSRVNN from the coding sequence GTGGCAACCACCGCTGATTTCAAGAACGGTCTTGTACTTAAGATCGATAATAAACTGCAGCAGATTATCGAATTCCAGCACGTCAAGCCAGGTAAAGGTCCTGCGTTTGTTCGTACCAAGCTGAAGGACGTTGTTTCGGGCAAGGTTACGGATAAAACCTTCAATGCTGGCGTGAAGGTAGAGACTGCCACGGTTGACCGCCGTGACATGACGTACCTCTACAATGACGGCACCAGCTTCGTGGTCATGGATGAAAAGAACTATGAGCAGGTAGAACTTGCTCCTCACATCATGGGTGAGGCTGCCCGTTTCCTCTTGGAGAACACTTCGGTCCAGGTCTCTTTCCATGAAGGAGAGCCACTGTTCGCAGAGCTTCCTGTGTCCGTTGATCTTCGTGTCGAGCACACTGATCCAGGCCTGCAGGGAGACCGCTCTACTGGTGGAACTAAGCCTGCTACCTTGGAAACTGGTGCAGAGATTCAGGTTCCTTTGTTCATCGAGACCGGAAACGTAGTCAAAGTTGATACGCGTGACGGCTCTTACTTGTCTCGTGTTAATAACTAG
- a CDS encoding M24 family metallopeptidase, with protein sequence MALHDTRFETRRRALAAELASQRIDSMLITHLTHVRYLSGFSGSNAALLINKDLSARICTDGRYTTQVAEEVPDIEALIKRNSAQELLAQVDGPRRIGFEADYVSCAHKEALQKNCGDDITLVPVSGVIENIRLRKDPHELDRLREVADIANLAFQELIDAGEIAAGRTEMEVAADLEYRMRLKGSERPSFDSIVASGPNSAKPHHGASSRVIQAGDIVTIDFGAHAYGYNSDTTRTVMVGHATDFAQEIYGIVLEAQLAGCAAAVPGAELVDVDRACRAVIEKSGYGDFFVHSTGHGLGLDVHEAPSAAQTGTGVLEENMTLTIEPGIYVPGQGGVRIEDSLIIKHGGAENLTKLSKDLLILP encoded by the coding sequence ATGGCTTTGCACGACACACGATTTGAGACGCGTCGTAGAGCACTGGCTGCTGAGCTAGCCAGTCAGCGCATCGATTCCATGTTGATTACGCACCTCACACACGTGAGGTATTTATCCGGATTCTCGGGTTCCAACGCTGCCCTCCTTATCAACAAGGACCTGTCTGCTCGTATATGCACGGATGGTCGTTATACCACGCAGGTAGCGGAGGAAGTTCCTGATATTGAGGCTTTGATCAAGCGTAATTCAGCTCAAGAGTTGCTCGCTCAGGTTGACGGGCCACGTCGGATTGGCTTTGAGGCTGACTATGTTTCTTGTGCGCACAAGGAGGCGCTGCAAAAGAATTGTGGCGACGACATCACGTTAGTTCCTGTTTCCGGAGTGATCGAAAATATACGGTTACGCAAGGACCCACATGAGCTTGACCGGCTCCGCGAAGTCGCGGATATTGCTAACTTGGCGTTTCAAGAGCTTATCGACGCCGGCGAGATCGCAGCAGGCCGTACCGAAATGGAGGTCGCAGCAGATCTGGAATACCGGATGAGGCTTAAGGGCTCAGAGCGTCCCAGCTTTGACTCAATCGTGGCTTCCGGCCCTAACTCAGCTAAGCCGCATCATGGAGCTAGCTCTCGGGTTATCCAGGCAGGGGACATTGTCACGATTGACTTTGGAGCCCATGCGTATGGCTATAACTCTGATACCACTCGCACCGTTATGGTGGGGCATGCGACGGATTTTGCACAAGAGATTTATGGCATTGTGCTCGAAGCTCAATTGGCTGGTTGTGCTGCTGCTGTACCCGGTGCGGAACTAGTAGATGTTGACCGCGCTTGCCGAGCTGTGATTGAAAAATCCGGCTATGGTGATTTTTTTGTGCATTCCACCGGCCATGGACTTGGTTTAGATGTGCACGAAGCACCTTCCGCAGCGCAGACGGGTACCGGAGTGCTTGAAGAGAACATGACATTGACTATTGAGCCTGGCATTTATGTTCCAGGTCAAGGAGGAGTGCGGATCGAAGATTCCCTCATCATTAAGCATGGTGGGGCGGAAAATTTGACCAAGCTTTCCAAAGATCTGTTGATTCTCCCGTAA
- the aroQ gene encoding type II 3-dehydroquinate dehydratase, which produces MNILVLNGPNLDRLGKRQPEVYGRTTLADVEKSLVERAAALGVTVAVKQSNHEGELIEWVHEAADAGWPVIINPGGLTHTSVALRDALAEVHEGAGFVEVHISNIHAREEFRHHSFLSPIARGVIAGLGVMGYELALEYVVANSHS; this is translated from the coding sequence ATGAATATTCTGGTTCTTAATGGCCCCAATCTTGACCGGTTGGGCAAACGGCAGCCGGAAGTCTATGGCCGGACCACGTTAGCTGACGTAGAAAAATCGCTCGTGGAGCGGGCAGCCGCGTTGGGTGTGACAGTTGCCGTTAAACAATCCAACCATGAGGGAGAACTCATAGAGTGGGTGCACGAGGCTGCGGATGCTGGTTGGCCTGTGATTATTAATCCTGGTGGATTGACTCATACCTCAGTGGCGCTTCGTGATGCTCTCGCAGAAGTCCATGAGGGGGCGGGTTTTGTAGAGGTGCATATCTCTAACATCCATGCGCGAGAGGAATTCCGCCATCACAGTTTCCTTTCTCCTATTGCGCGAGGAGTCATAGCTGGTTTAGGAGTGATGGGATATGAGCTAGCCCTTGAGTATGTGGTGGCCAATAGCCATTCTTGA
- the aroB gene encoding 3-dehydroquinate synthase, with amino-acid sequence MQTIEVNGAAPYKVTIGHSLFEDVAKRVKEVGAVQAAIVTQPVMRDAAKELARIIESQGQEVTIITVPDAEDGKTLTVAGDCWDTLGRKTFGRKDVIIGLGGGAVTDLAGFVAACWMRGIAVIQVPTTLLSMVDAAVGGKTGINTAVGKNLVGAFHEPSGVFIDLDMIATLPDQEKISGSAEIIKTGFIADTRILSLYEEDPEACFSVEGYLPELIARSVSVKARVVASDLKEAGLRETLNYGHTFGHAVELKENFEWRHGNAVAVGMMFVAALARNRGLITDELYLRHKNILSSVGLPTAYPEGHFDELYQAMLRDKKNRDGRIRFVALTGAGKTTRIEDAGKAELIAAYEALNTRSA; translated from the coding sequence ATGCAAACGATTGAAGTCAATGGGGCAGCACCGTACAAAGTAACGATAGGGCATAGTCTTTTTGAAGACGTTGCCAAACGCGTGAAAGAAGTGGGGGCAGTGCAGGCTGCCATTGTTACCCAACCAGTGATGAGAGATGCGGCTAAGGAACTAGCGCGGATCATTGAATCTCAGGGCCAAGAAGTAACAATCATTACAGTTCCCGATGCTGAAGATGGAAAAACCCTGACCGTGGCTGGCGATTGCTGGGATACGTTGGGGAGGAAGACCTTTGGGCGGAAAGACGTCATTATCGGTCTTGGCGGTGGAGCCGTGACTGACCTTGCAGGTTTTGTCGCGGCATGCTGGATGCGTGGGATAGCCGTGATACAGGTGCCGACCACCCTCTTATCAATGGTGGATGCTGCCGTGGGGGGAAAAACCGGGATTAATACGGCGGTGGGAAAGAACCTCGTGGGCGCGTTTCATGAGCCTTCTGGTGTTTTTATTGACCTAGACATGATCGCCACGCTGCCGGACCAAGAAAAAATCTCGGGATCAGCAGAGATCATTAAGACAGGATTTATCGCGGATACTAGGATCCTCTCGCTCTATGAGGAAGATCCGGAAGCCTGTTTCAGCGTGGAAGGATATCTTCCTGAACTTATTGCTAGGTCTGTGTCCGTAAAAGCTCGTGTAGTCGCTTCAGATTTGAAGGAAGCAGGCTTGCGGGAGACTCTCAATTACGGGCATACCTTTGGCCATGCAGTAGAGCTAAAAGAAAATTTTGAATGGCGGCACGGTAATGCTGTAGCTGTGGGAATGATGTTTGTGGCAGCACTGGCCCGTAATCGAGGCTTGATTACGGATGAGCTATACCTGCGCCATAAAAATATCCTTAGCTCCGTGGGGTTGCCTACAGCTTATCCAGAAGGACATTTTGATGAGCTCTACCAAGCCATGCTGCGAGATAAGAAGAATCGAGATGGTCGTATCCGGTTTGTTGCCTTGACTGGCGCGGGGAAGACTACTCGTATAGAAGATGCAGGGAAAGCCGAACTGATTGCTGCATATGAGGCTCTGAACACAAGGAGTGCATAG
- a CDS encoding shikimate kinase — translation MLDQIKAPDDSAMKDLEESAVEQPIPRTRPLAVLVGPPGAGKTTVGKRLANALHTTFVDTDALIEQSAGQPCGVIFSQMGEPEFRKLEENKVREALGTSGVVSLGGGAVLSPLTRSLLLGHTVIWIDVNPEEGAKRTGADNSRPILQSQDPIAHYRELVESRRSLYREVSRHRSNTTGRGPQRVVADILGYLESIKEH, via the coding sequence ATGCTTGATCAGATTAAGGCTCCTGATGACTCTGCGATGAAAGACCTTGAGGAAAGTGCCGTGGAGCAGCCTATTCCCAGGACGCGTCCTTTAGCGGTGCTTGTAGGACCACCAGGTGCGGGAAAAACCACAGTGGGGAAGCGACTGGCTAACGCACTACACACTACTTTTGTGGATACTGACGCATTGATAGAGCAGTCCGCTGGGCAACCGTGTGGTGTGATCTTTAGCCAGATGGGCGAGCCTGAATTTAGAAAACTCGAAGAGAACAAAGTGCGAGAAGCCCTCGGCACCTCTGGTGTAGTCAGTTTGGGCGGCGGCGCAGTCTTAAGCCCTCTCACACGGAGCTTATTGCTCGGACACACCGTGATATGGATAGATGTGAACCCGGAGGAAGGAGCTAAGCGAACAGGTGCAGATAACTCCAGGCCGATTCTTCAATCGCAGGATCCTATCGCACATTATCGTGAGCTCGTTGAGTCTCGTCGTTCGCTGTACCGGGAGGTGTCGCGGCATCGCTCTAATACCACGGGAAGAGGCCCGCAACGAGTAGTCGCAGACATACTGGGTTATTTAGAGTCCATCAAAGAGCACTAA
- the aroC gene encoding chorismate synthase: MLRWTTSGESHGQALIAMLENMPAGVSLSREDISAQLARRRLGYGRGARMKFEADEVTILGGVRHGKTLGSPIAIMIGNTEWPKWTAIMSADPLDPHDQEAAAAMNSGRGARLTRPRPGHADFSGMIKYGFDEARPVLERSSARETAARVAAGTVARAFLREVFNVDVLSYVVSIGRSEPYEGPLPAVEDLDRIDASPVRAADAASEASMVSEIEQAKKQGDTLGGIVEVVVSGLPIGLGSHISGDNRLDAQLAAALMSIQAIKGVEVGDGFEEARRRGSEAHDEIVRTADGIQRLSNRAGGLEGGMTNGETLRLRAAMKPISTVPRALKTIDMADGKPATGIHQRSDVCAVPAAGVVAESMVALVLARAALEKFGGDSVAETKRNVNSYLEYIQNRLSFGVES, translated from the coding sequence ATGCTTCGTTGGACTACTTCAGGAGAATCTCACGGCCAGGCGCTCATTGCCATGCTTGAGAATATGCCCGCTGGTGTCTCTCTTTCTAGAGAAGACATTTCTGCTCAACTCGCGCGGCGCCGGCTCGGATACGGGCGAGGTGCTCGGATGAAATTTGAAGCCGACGAGGTCACGATTCTTGGCGGAGTCCGACATGGTAAGACCCTGGGGAGCCCGATCGCTATCATGATCGGTAACACTGAATGGCCTAAATGGACTGCCATTATGTCTGCCGACCCATTGGATCCCCATGATCAAGAAGCCGCTGCCGCGATGAACTCTGGTCGTGGCGCTCGGCTGACTCGTCCTCGCCCAGGTCACGCTGATTTTTCTGGCATGATCAAATACGGTTTTGATGAGGCACGACCAGTTCTTGAACGGTCATCTGCTCGGGAGACCGCTGCGCGGGTAGCTGCAGGAACCGTAGCTCGAGCGTTCTTGCGCGAAGTGTTCAATGTAGACGTGTTATCTTATGTCGTTTCTATCGGGCGCTCTGAGCCATATGAGGGACCGCTGCCTGCAGTGGAAGACCTCGACAGAATCGATGCGTCGCCAGTGCGTGCAGCAGATGCGGCATCAGAAGCCTCGATGGTGAGCGAGATCGAGCAAGCAAAGAAGCAAGGGGATACGCTCGGCGGAATCGTCGAAGTAGTGGTTTCTGGCCTCCCCATTGGATTGGGCTCGCATATCTCTGGTGACAACCGTCTTGATGCACAACTGGCAGCTGCGTTGATGAGTATTCAAGCCATTAAAGGGGTTGAGGTCGGTGATGGCTTTGAAGAGGCACGTCGTAGAGGTTCTGAAGCTCACGATGAGATTGTGCGTACAGCCGACGGTATTCAGCGTCTGAGCAATCGAGCAGGTGGGTTAGAAGGTGGCATGACCAACGGGGAAACCCTGCGTTTGCGTGCAGCTATGAAGCCGATATCAACAGTTCCTCGTGCTCTGAAAACTATAGATATGGCAGATGGAAAACCTGCGACAGGAATACATCAACGCTCGGACGTCTGTGCTGTTCCCGCAGCTGGAGTAGTCGCGGAGTCGATGGTGGCATTGGTATTGGCTCGTGCCGCATTGGAGAAGTTTGGTGGAGATTCAGTTGCAGAAACTAAACGGAATGTAAATTCTTATTTAGAATATATACAGAACCGACTATCCTTTGGCGTAGAAAGCTAA
- a CDS encoding A24 family peptidase: protein MGEHHSVLMLKEYSDAAVVLVVVAWAGGLCLYDVRHRTLPDVLTIPVAIGIVVGSVAVGQPGWLLGGMMWAGMYLLLGLTWQGVIGGGDIKLALTTGTIAAMHSPLAVVCAMTTAQLVTLFAGVIMSFYRKLHSAQAWGEKMKDRSVEDFVQQCAVRIPHGPAMLLATAFFYMVTP from the coding sequence ATGGGGGAGCACCATAGCGTATTAATGCTGAAAGAGTATTCTGATGCAGCGGTAGTACTCGTTGTCGTGGCATGGGCAGGGGGTCTGTGCCTTTACGATGTGCGGCATCGCACTCTGCCGGACGTACTCACTATTCCCGTGGCTATAGGAATTGTTGTGGGGTCCGTAGCGGTTGGCCAGCCGGGCTGGTTATTGGGGGGAATGATGTGGGCAGGGATGTATCTTTTATTAGGGCTAACCTGGCAAGGTGTTATAGGCGGCGGGGATATTAAATTAGCACTTACCACCGGCACCATTGCTGCCATGCATTCGCCGTTAGCCGTAGTATGCGCGATGACAACGGCTCAGCTCGTTACCCTATTCGCAGGGGTCATTATGAGCTTTTATAGGAAGCTACACAGCGCGCAGGCGTGGGGCGAGAAGATGAAGGACCGTAGCGTCGAAGACTTTGTTCAACAATGCGCCGTACGTATTCCTCATGGGCCGGCAATGCTCCTGGCCACGGCTTTCTTCTATATGGTTACCCCCTAA
- a CDS encoding shikimate dehydrogenase codes for MTTPSALSASSETITHRAAVLGSPIEHSLSPTLHNAGYQAMGLTHWDYGRISCTETQLPDVVGNADSTYQGFSVTMPAKFAALNYATEATPRAVRIGAANTLIRSDTGWLADNTDVDGVTGALSELFDGDLTPLQGAHALVLGAGGTARPAVWSLVQSGIKHITIANRSERSAEFYPLLEETDASLSFVRLDEDISEFTAKSVVTISTIPAQGSSLLAHQAIHAPLLDVIYSPWPTPLTQAASAYGTPAVGGHVMLAHQAFGQFRLFTGKDAPRDAMRSALYRALRIAPEE; via the coding sequence ATGACTACACCGTCTGCATTGTCTGCGTCTTCAGAAACAATCACACACCGCGCTGCGGTACTGGGCAGTCCCATTGAGCATTCTTTATCTCCTACACTGCATAATGCTGGTTATCAGGCGATGGGCTTAACTCATTGGGATTATGGTCGAATCTCGTGCACAGAGACGCAATTGCCCGATGTAGTTGGCAACGCAGACAGCACTTATCAAGGTTTTTCTGTGACTATGCCGGCAAAGTTTGCGGCGTTGAACTATGCCACAGAAGCCACGCCTAGAGCCGTCCGGATTGGTGCAGCGAACACATTAATTCGCAGCGACACTGGATGGCTTGCGGATAATACAGATGTAGATGGGGTGACAGGTGCCCTTAGTGAATTATTTGACGGTGACCTCACCCCGCTTCAGGGAGCGCATGCGCTCGTTCTTGGTGCAGGGGGGACAGCTAGGCCTGCTGTGTGGTCCTTGGTCCAATCTGGGATTAAGCACATCACGATAGCTAATCGTAGTGAACGTAGCGCGGAGTTTTATCCTCTGCTAGAGGAAACGGATGCGTCCTTATCCTTCGTCCGTCTTGATGAGGATATAAGCGAGTTCACCGCAAAGTCTGTGGTAACAATTTCTACCATCCCGGCTCAGGGAAGCAGCCTGCTAGCACATCAAGCTATTCACGCCCCGCTTCTCGACGTCATCTATTCCCCGTGGCCCACCCCCTTAACACAAGCGGCAAGCGCTTATGGCACTCCTGCGGTAGGCGGGCATGTCATGCTTGCGCATCAAGCCTTTGGACAATTCAGGCTCTTTACCGGAAAAGATGCTCCGCGCGATGCAATGAGATCTGCCTTGTATCGGGCGCTGCGCATAGCTCCGGAGGAATAA
- the mltG gene encoding endolytic transglycosylase MltG: MRMESKYVKRRQRGLAVLVAALVLIIGAVTYIGVHLFNGGSDYKGAGNGNYELVEIPEGSSLSELGPELEKRKVVATNNAFQSAAFSHPNASRIEPGFYRLQQHMSAAEAVNALLDPANKVEALGIPGGATLLDVTVVKGNTRKGIYSMISDVTCTQGSTNCIAPEELQKVAGTADPSELGVPEWAVEAVKTRGNDPKRLEGLIVPGTYIVNPTSDAKGILNDLITRGAKAFESTDIEGRADAMGIKPYDLLTAASLVEREAPAGDFDKVARVILNRLAKPMRLEFDSTVNYGLSEQEVATTDEDRGKKTAWNTYAMEGLPATPIASPSKEAIDAMENPATGDWLYFVTTHRDGTTVFSNNFDDHQRATRDSIENGVLDSNR, translated from the coding sequence ATGCGAATGGAAAGTAAGTATGTCAAGCGCCGTCAGCGTGGCCTAGCTGTTTTAGTAGCAGCGCTTGTTTTGATCATCGGTGCTGTTACTTATATTGGTGTGCATCTTTTTAACGGTGGATCAGATTACAAGGGTGCTGGTAACGGAAATTATGAGTTAGTGGAGATTCCTGAGGGCTCTTCTCTTTCTGAGCTAGGACCTGAGCTAGAAAAACGCAAGGTAGTAGCAACAAATAACGCTTTCCAATCCGCAGCATTTTCCCACCCCAACGCTAGCCGCATTGAGCCGGGTTTTTATAGGTTGCAGCAGCATATGAGCGCTGCTGAGGCCGTTAATGCTCTTCTTGATCCTGCTAATAAGGTCGAGGCCCTGGGTATCCCCGGCGGCGCTACATTATTGGACGTCACAGTTGTTAAGGGGAATACCCGCAAGGGTATCTACTCGATGATCTCCGATGTAACCTGCACCCAGGGATCTACAAACTGCATTGCTCCAGAGGAACTCCAAAAAGTGGCGGGCACAGCAGATCCTTCGGAGCTGGGAGTTCCTGAGTGGGCGGTTGAAGCAGTAAAAACTCGAGGTAATGATCCTAAGCGCCTTGAAGGACTTATCGTCCCCGGAACATACATAGTGAACCCCACGAGTGATGCTAAAGGAATCTTGAATGATTTGATTACCCGTGGCGCTAAGGCATTTGAAAGCACGGACATAGAAGGACGCGCCGATGCCATGGGTATTAAGCCATATGATCTGCTTACCGCAGCATCACTCGTAGAGCGAGAAGCACCTGCGGGAGACTTTGATAAGGTTGCCCGAGTGATCTTGAATCGTCTGGCTAAGCCGATGCGACTGGAATTCGACTCCACAGTTAACTATGGACTGAGCGAGCAAGAAGTTGCGACCACGGATGAAGATCGCGGAAAAAAGACTGCATGGAACACATATGCTATGGAGGGGCTACCAGCTACTCCCATTGCTAGCCCTTCCAAAGAAGCTATCGACGCAATGGAAAACCCAGCGACTGGCGACTGGCTCTACTTTGTTACAACCCATCGCGACGGAACAACGGTATTTAGTAATAATTTCGACGATCATCAGCGAGCAACGCGCGATTCGATCGAAAATGGCGTTCTAGATAGTAACCGTTAA
- the ruvX gene encoding Holliday junction resolvase RuvX, protein MPITPDTPGIDDPGNGRRLGIDVGTVRIGVAASDRDARLAMPVETVPRKTGLRDRDQGDIDRLLELIREYSVVEVVVGLPRDLKGNGSKSVKHAKDIAFRISRRLQAAESSIPVRLADERLTTVVATQALRASGISEKTGRKVIDQAAAVEILQSWLDGRHAYKERNDMASSTEEGSTDALAIPETALNPESPNERR, encoded by the coding sequence ATGCCGATTACCCCCGATACCCCTGGTATTGATGATCCCGGAAATGGGCGACGACTGGGTATTGACGTAGGCACCGTGCGAATCGGTGTGGCTGCATCTGATCGAGATGCTCGATTAGCAATGCCAGTGGAAACTGTTCCTCGTAAAACGGGACTGAGGGATCGAGATCAGGGTGACATAGACCGGCTGTTGGAGCTTATCCGTGAGTACAGTGTGGTTGAAGTTGTAGTAGGGCTTCCTCGGGATCTCAAGGGAAACGGTTCTAAAAGTGTCAAACATGCCAAAGACATAGCTTTTAGGATTTCTCGACGCCTCCAAGCCGCTGAATCTTCGATTCCCGTACGGTTAGCTGATGAGCGGCTTACCACGGTTGTAGCCACGCAAGCGCTTCGTGCTTCTGGTATTTCCGAGAAAACAGGGCGCAAAGTAATCGACCAAGCCGCTGCGGTAGAAATTTTACAATCGTGGTTGGATGGGCGACACGCATATAAAGAGCGGAATGATATGGCAAGCTCGACAGAAGAAGGCAGCACAGACGCGTTAGCCATTCCAGAGACAGCTTTGAATCCAGAATCCCCGAATGAAAGGCGTTGA